One stretch of Schlesneria sp. DSM 10557 DNA includes these proteins:
- a CDS encoding C45 family autoproteolytic acyltransferase/hydolase, producing the protein MVLPNRYLEMEVAGTPREMGRQLGEAAGELIRGFSAIAMDRVNLTLAISREAALGVARESIPFVERYSVDMLEEMKGVAEAARISLDELMLLQVRNQLQASDSGCTSLSLGRPFCEQRILAQNWDADPALDEFTIVLTRRPMGKPAFMSVTQAGLIAYIGLNSAGVGLCANTLPAPSRRLGVPHYFLIRGVYESTSLEEAVNAVSRAERAIPANMMLTTPQGPADLEVTLESVQVLDGGASGLVTHTNHCRHPDLIRINDSFPELIQSHARQTRIDALLNFGNRNAEPGSQDATVSRLMTALSDHEGHPRSICRHTNDDLPHGFWQTVFSVIIEPDKQQMQITRGTPCDHPYERYILA; encoded by the coding sequence ATGGTCTTGCCGAATCGTTATCTCGAGATGGAAGTTGCGGGGACGCCGCGTGAAATGGGGCGTCAGCTCGGCGAAGCAGCAGGAGAACTGATTCGGGGGTTCAGCGCGATTGCGATGGATCGCGTCAATTTGACCCTCGCAATTTCGCGTGAAGCAGCACTGGGTGTAGCGCGCGAATCGATTCCTTTCGTCGAGCGTTACTCGGTCGACATGCTGGAAGAAATGAAAGGGGTCGCAGAAGCCGCCCGGATCTCGCTGGACGAGCTGATGTTGTTGCAGGTCCGCAACCAGTTACAGGCGTCCGACTCGGGGTGTACCTCCCTTTCACTGGGGCGCCCGTTTTGTGAGCAGCGGATCCTGGCCCAAAACTGGGATGCGGATCCAGCGCTGGATGAGTTCACGATCGTCCTGACTCGCCGGCCAATGGGAAAGCCTGCATTCATGAGTGTTACTCAGGCGGGATTGATCGCGTACATCGGGTTGAACTCGGCCGGTGTCGGACTGTGTGCCAATACACTGCCAGCACCCAGTCGCAGGCTGGGCGTTCCGCATTACTTTCTCATCCGCGGGGTCTATGAATCGACCAGTCTGGAGGAAGCGGTTAATGCCGTATCACGGGCTGAGCGAGCGATTCCTGCGAACATGATGCTGACGACCCCACAGGGCCCGGCTGATCTGGAAGTGACTCTGGAATCGGTACAAGTCCTTGATGGTGGTGCGTCAGGCCTGGTGACCCATACGAATCACTGTCGACATCCCGATCTGATCCGGATCAATGACTCGTTTCCCGAACTGATTCAGTCTCATGCTCGCCAGACGCGAATCGACGCACTTCTAAACTTCGGGAACAGGAATGCCGAGCCGGGGTCTCAGGATGCGACGGTGAGCCGGCTGATGACCGCGCTCAGCGACCACGAGGGGCATCCGAGATCGATCTGCCGGCATACGAACGATGATTTACCGCATGGTTTCTGGCAGACGGTGTTCTCTGTCATCATCGAACCTGACAAGCAGCAAATGCAGATCACGCGAGGCACCCCCTGCGATCACCCGTACGAACGCTACATTCTGGCTTGA
- a CDS encoding 3-hydroxyacyl-ACP dehydratase FabZ family protein produces the protein MPPQAIYSLDNLDFDKPVFTLEDIRKVNPQRFEMEQLTAILSVDREGNGLIGYKDITPNEFWVRGHMPDFPLMPGVVLCECAAQLAGFYARKYELLAGDFLGFGGMEEVRFRSPVFVGDRLLIMVKMTKLRPGRRAEFAFQGFVKEKMVFSGVMIGVPIHRDKPQTGDE, from the coding sequence ATGCCTCCTCAAGCGATTTACAGCTTAGATAATCTGGATTTCGATAAGCCTGTCTTCACACTGGAAGACATTCGCAAAGTCAATCCACAGCGGTTTGAGATGGAGCAGTTGACGGCAATCCTGTCAGTCGACCGCGAAGGGAACGGTCTGATCGGCTACAAGGATATCACGCCCAATGAATTTTGGGTGCGGGGCCACATGCCCGACTTCCCCTTGATGCCTGGGGTCGTCCTGTGTGAGTGTGCCGCACAGTTGGCCGGATTCTACGCCCGGAAGTATGAACTCCTCGCAGGAGACTTCCTGGGTTTCGGCGGTATGGAAGAAGTCCGCTTCCGCTCTCCCGTCTTCGTGGGCGATCGCCTGCTGATCATGGTAAAGATGACGAAGCTGCGACCAGGACGCCGCGCTGAATTCGCGTTTCAGGGTTTCGTGAAAGAGAAAATGGTCTTCAGCGGTGTCATGATCGGCGTCCCCATTCATCGCGATAAGCCGCAGACCGGCGACGAATAG
- the trmB gene encoding tRNA (guanosine(46)-N7)-methyltransferase TrmB, producing the protein MPQPVVDLHPYFAPLAEFEGLVDWPTMFGNDHPVELDIGCGRGKFLLDSSLEHPETNWLGIELDFVEGRRAAKRLAKRELPNARVIGGDAKQFLINQVRPHSVDAAHVYFPDPWWKRKHTKRRLFTDEFADLLSRVVKPGGFVHSWTDVGDYFKVISGLMNHHEDFVIDVPPPEPVGGDEMNFLTNFHRRGRKLGCEIHRGLWKRKPL; encoded by the coding sequence ATGCCTCAGCCCGTCGTAGATTTGCACCCCTACTTTGCTCCTCTGGCCGAATTCGAAGGTCTGGTCGATTGGCCAACGATGTTCGGTAACGACCATCCCGTGGAACTCGACATCGGATGTGGTCGGGGGAAGTTTTTGCTCGATTCGAGCCTCGAACACCCGGAGACCAACTGGCTGGGGATTGAGCTCGATTTTGTCGAAGGGCGTCGGGCGGCCAAACGGCTGGCCAAGCGGGAACTCCCCAACGCGCGAGTGATTGGCGGCGATGCAAAGCAGTTTCTGATCAATCAGGTTCGTCCGCATTCGGTCGATGCGGCTCATGTTTATTTCCCGGATCCCTGGTGGAAGCGAAAGCACACCAAGCGTCGACTCTTTACGGATGAGTTCGCTGACCTGCTGTCGCGTGTCGTCAAGCCCGGTGGTTTCGTCCATTCCTGGACAGACGTCGGCGACTACTTCAAGGTCATCTCCGGGTTGATGAACCATCACGAGGATTTCGTGATCGATGTGCCGCCACCCGAACCGGTGGGTGGCGATGAGATGAATTTCCTGACCAATTTCCACCGCCGGGGACGGAAATTGGGCTGCGAAATTCACCGAGGTCTCTGGAAGCGCAAGCCCCTGTAA
- a CDS encoding ABC transporter ATP-binding protein, producing MINVEGLTKQFGDLRTGLFTALEDVTFTVQPGEIFGLLGPNGAGKTTCLRILSTVLKPTRGRARVAGYDVAQSPEEVRARIGFLSNNTGIYDRMTAWEMVQYFGRLYGIPERSLQERIAKLFDRLKMNAIRDMLGSKMSTGMKQKVSIARALVHDPPVLIFDEPTSGLDVLVARNVLDEVKSLRDQGKCIIYSTHIMSEVEKLCHRIAIIYRGKILALGTVEELRERHQQQDLEELFFKLIDQHEAQLATNTVR from the coding sequence ATGATCAACGTTGAGGGACTCACCAAGCAGTTCGGAGATCTGCGTACAGGACTTTTTACTGCGCTGGAGGATGTCACTTTTACCGTCCAGCCGGGTGAAATTTTTGGACTGCTCGGTCCCAATGGGGCTGGGAAAACCACGTGTCTGCGAATCCTGAGCACGGTGCTGAAGCCCACCCGGGGGCGAGCCCGCGTGGCAGGCTACGATGTCGCTCAGTCACCCGAAGAGGTTCGTGCCCGGATCGGATTTCTCTCGAACAACACAGGGATCTATGACCGCATGACCGCCTGGGAAATGGTCCAGTACTTCGGTCGTCTGTACGGAATCCCCGAACGGTCACTGCAGGAACGGATCGCAAAACTTTTCGACCGCCTGAAGATGAACGCGATTCGTGACATGCTCGGCTCGAAGATGTCGACCGGTATGAAACAAAAGGTGTCGATCGCCCGCGCGCTCGTGCATGATCCCCCGGTTCTGATCTTTGATGAACCGACCTCGGGACTGGACGTCCTGGTCGCCCGCAACGTGCTGGACGAAGTCAAATCCCTGCGTGATCAGGGCAAGTGCATCATCTACTCGACCCACATCATGAGTGAGGTCGAAAAGCTCTGCCATCGGATCGCCATCATTTACCGCGGCAAGATTCTGGCACTGGGGACGGTCGAGGAACTGCGAGAACGGCACCAGCAACAGGACCTGGAAGAGCTGTTCTTCAAACTCATCGATCAACATGAAGCGCAACTGGCGACGAATACGGTTCGCTGA